Proteins from one Coleofasciculus chthonoplastes PCC 7420 genomic window:
- a CDS encoding UPF0182 family membrane protein gives MKSANKFIIGFLLVVIFGLPFSQTLVHILTEAWWFNSVNFSDVFWTRITWKIMAWVGTFIIYGLFLWFNYWMAQRLTRDRAFRFLDASDLAHYTDTIANSAVLVVIFLISLAAATTSASAWETILKYLNATDFNLTDPIYQHDIGFYLFQLPFYEGLKNWVLTLLGWSLILSIAVYVLKGTIRLDQYWQHFLTKDVKTHLSLLLAGIALVIAIGFWLERYELLYDVDGVVYGAGYTDAHAQRLAFWIMSVISLLLGLSFILAIWQNNIALPTYGIGIYMIAFLVFIGLFPWFQQRFIVEPNELEKEKPYIEHNIAYTRKAYDLDKVPTQDYPAEGQLSRQGLQDNQFTIRNIRLWDYRPLLSTYRQLQEIRLYYRFNDVDVDRYTIDDNYRQVMLSPRELVYAQVPDRAKTWVNERLKYTHGYGLVMSPVNIVTEDGLPELFIQDIPPISKVDLQVDESAIYYGEETDTYIFTGTTTQEFDYPRGDANAFTNYEGNGGVPIPSLWQRLAYAYDLGDLKILISNYFANTSRIHYHRQIQERVSQVAPFLRFDQDPYITLIDGRLQWIIDAYTISDRYPYSEPVSQSNNASAITQDGDIAQMSQGDINYIRNSVKVVVDAFNGTMQFVVVDEDDPVLQTYRKIFPTLFTAQDEIIADVKAHFRYPLDLFTIQAQMYLSYHMDNPQVFYNREDLWRFPTEIYEGNEQIVLPYYVIMRLPETSSHEFILILPFTPVNKDNMVAWMAARSDGENYGKLLLYEFPKQELVYGPSQIEARIDQNPQISQQLTLWSQEGSRVIRGDLLVIPIDQSLLYVEPVYLRAEQGELPELKRVIVAYAKEVVMEETLEEALATIFGETQADVQQPTPTLPSAPPKEGVSKLAQSALETYQKAQEAMRQGNWQKYGQYQQELESILQQLNQTPKSAPDLRKSAGDQN, from the coding sequence ATGAAATCAGCCAATAAATTTATTATCGGCTTTCTATTAGTCGTCATCTTCGGCTTACCTTTCTCTCAAACATTGGTTCACATTCTCACAGAAGCCTGGTGGTTTAATTCGGTTAACTTCTCAGATGTATTCTGGACGCGGATCACCTGGAAAATTATGGCTTGGGTGGGAACGTTTATTATTTACGGACTATTCTTGTGGTTTAACTATTGGATGGCACAGCGTCTAACTCGCGATCGCGCGTTTCGTTTCCTAGACGCCAGTGATTTAGCCCACTATACCGATACGATCGCCAATTCCGCTGTCTTAGTGGTGATCTTCCTGATCAGTTTAGCCGCCGCCACAACCAGTGCATCGGCTTGGGAGACGATATTAAAGTATTTGAATGCCACCGATTTTAATCTGACCGATCCCATTTATCAACATGATATTGGGTTTTACTTGTTTCAGCTTCCATTCTATGAGGGGTTGAAGAATTGGGTGTTGACTCTCTTGGGGTGGAGCTTGATTTTATCCATCGCGGTTTATGTATTGAAAGGCACAATACGGTTAGACCAATACTGGCAACATTTCCTGACTAAAGATGTAAAAACCCATCTCAGTTTACTGTTAGCTGGGATTGCTTTAGTGATTGCGATCGGCTTTTGGTTAGAACGCTACGAATTACTCTACGATGTTGATGGTGTCGTCTATGGTGCAGGGTACACCGATGCTCATGCTCAACGTCTAGCCTTCTGGATTATGAGCGTTATCTCCCTTCTGCTCGGCTTATCGTTTATCCTAGCCATTTGGCAAAACAATATTGCCTTACCTACCTATGGCATCGGGATTTATATGATTGCTTTTCTGGTTTTTATTGGTCTTTTTCCCTGGTTTCAACAACGCTTTATTGTTGAACCGAATGAATTAGAAAAAGAAAAGCCCTACATTGAACATAATATCGCCTATACGCGCAAAGCTTACGATTTAGACAAAGTTCCTACCCAAGACTATCCAGCAGAAGGACAGCTAAGTCGCCAAGGGTTGCAAGACAACCAATTCACGATTCGTAATATTCGTTTGTGGGATTATCGACCGTTATTAAGTACCTATCGTCAACTGCAAGAAATTCGTCTTTACTATCGATTTAATGATGTCGATGTTGATCGCTATACGATTGACGATAATTACCGACAGGTGATGCTTTCACCACGGGAATTAGTCTATGCCCAAGTCCCCGATCGCGCTAAGACTTGGGTCAACGAGCGGCTAAAATATACCCATGGTTATGGTTTGGTTATGAGTCCGGTAAATATTGTGACTGAGGATGGCTTACCGGAACTGTTTATCCAAGATATTCCGCCAATTTCTAAAGTCGATCTGCAAGTCGATGAATCCGCCATTTACTACGGCGAAGAAACCGATACCTATATCTTTACCGGGACAACAACTCAAGAATTTGACTATCCCCGTGGCGATGCAAATGCATTCACAAATTACGAAGGAAATGGAGGTGTACCGATTCCTTCACTGTGGCAACGATTAGCTTATGCGTATGATTTGGGCGATCTGAAAATTTTAATCTCTAATTACTTTGCCAACACCTCCCGCATTCATTACCATCGCCAGATTCAGGAACGGGTGAGCCAAGTTGCACCTTTTTTACGGTTTGATCAAGACCCTTATATTACCTTAATTGATGGTAGATTACAGTGGATTATTGATGCCTATACGATAAGCGATCGCTATCCCTATTCTGAACCTGTTTCCCAAAGTAATAATGCTAGCGCGATCACTCAAGATGGGGATATTGCCCAAATGTCTCAAGGGGATATTAATTATATTCGCAACTCAGTTAAAGTCGTCGTGGATGCCTTTAATGGGACAATGCAGTTTGTGGTTGTTGATGAAGATGACCCAGTACTGCAAACCTATCGCAAAATATTCCCCACCTTATTTACCGCCCAAGACGAGATTATAGCCGATGTAAAAGCCCATTTCCGCTATCCCCTGGATCTATTCACCATTCAGGCGCAAATGTATCTGTCTTACCACATGGATAATCCCCAAGTATTTTATAACCGGGAGGATTTGTGGCGTTTTCCCACAGAAATTTATGAAGGGAATGAGCAGATCGTGCTGCCTTATTATGTGATTATGCGCTTACCCGAAACATCAAGTCACGAATTTATTTTGATTCTGCCGTTTACCCCCGTCAATAAAGATAATATGGTTGCGTGGATGGCAGCGCGTTCTGATGGGGAAAACTATGGCAAATTACTCCTGTACGAATTCCCGAAACAAGAACTCGTTTATGGTCCTTCGCAAATTGAAGCTCGCATTGACCAAAATCCGCAAATTTCCCAACAATTAACCCTATGGAGTCAGGAAGGATCGCGAGTAATTCGCGGCGATTTATTAGTGATTCCCATTGACCAATCATTACTGTATGTCGAACCCGTTTATCTGCGGGCTGAACAAGGTGAACTTCCAGAATTGAAGCGGGTCATTGTTGCTTATGCGAAAGAAGTGGTTATGGAAGAAACCTTAGAGGAAGCTTTAGCGACTATCTTTGGCGAAACCCAAGCAGACGTGCAACAACCTACTCCGACTCTACCATCTGCTCCACCAAAAGAAGGAGTTTCCAAACTCGCCCAATCCGCCTTGGAAACCTATCAAAAAGCACAGGAAGCCATGCGTCAAGGCAATTGGCAAAAATACGGTCAATACCAACAAGAATTGGAGAGCATCTTACAGCAATTGAACCAAACCCCAAAATCTGCACCCGATCTGAGAAAGTCAGCAGGCGACCAAAATTAA
- a CDS encoding SufS family cysteine desulfurase, which yields MILTTEQHLAAKVRADFPILQDKINGKPLVYLDNASTSQKPLQVLKTWQNYYEHTNANAHRGIHTLSSKATEAYENARQKIATFVNATSAQEIIYTRNATEGINLVASTWGGKNLQPGDEIILSVMEHHSNLIPWQQIAQRTGAVLRFVELTDTQEFNVDQFKTLLSNRTKLVSIVHVSNTLGCINPIQDITALAHHYGAKVLIDACQSTPHLKLDVQAIDCDWLAASGHKMCAPTGIGFLYGKLDVLKEMPPFLGGGKMIAEVFLDHATYADIPYRFEAGTPATGEAIALGAAVDYLTAIGMDKIQAYEHELTAYLFEQLNTIPSITIYGSKPNADGSGRAALASFTCGTINPYQLAQVLDQAGIAIRAGQYCTQPLHRILGVPCTARVSPYFYNTREEIDTFISAFKEAIPFVIALQCQAR from the coding sequence ATGATACTTACAACAGAACAACACCTTGCCGCCAAAGTTCGGGCTGACTTCCCGATTTTGCAAGATAAAATAAACGGTAAACCTTTAGTTTACCTGGATAATGCCTCAACCTCCCAAAAACCTTTACAAGTTCTTAAGACTTGGCAGAACTACTATGAGCATACTAACGCCAACGCTCACCGAGGCATTCATACCCTGAGTTCCAAAGCCACCGAAGCCTACGAAAACGCACGGCAGAAAATTGCTACATTTGTTAATGCCACATCTGCCCAAGAAATCATCTATACGCGCAATGCTACAGAAGGAATTAATTTAGTCGCCTCCACTTGGGGAGGGAAAAACTTACAGCCTGGGGATGAAATCATTCTCTCAGTCATGGAACACCACAGCAATCTGATCCCGTGGCAACAGATTGCCCAACGCACAGGTGCTGTGTTAAGATTTGTCGAATTAACCGACACTCAAGAATTTAACGTAGACCAGTTTAAAACTCTACTCTCCAATCGCACGAAACTGGTATCCATTGTTCATGTATCTAACACGTTAGGCTGTATTAACCCAATCCAAGACATTACCGCACTAGCGCATCACTATGGCGCAAAAGTATTAATTGATGCTTGTCAAAGTACACCCCACCTAAAACTTGACGTACAAGCGATTGATTGCGATTGGTTAGCAGCATCGGGACACAAAATGTGCGCTCCCACAGGGATTGGTTTCCTGTATGGGAAATTAGACGTTCTCAAAGAAATGCCGCCATTTTTAGGGGGCGGGAAGATGATAGCTGAGGTTTTTCTGGATCATGCCACCTATGCCGATATTCCCTACCGTTTTGAAGCCGGAACTCCCGCCACGGGGGAAGCGATCGCACTGGGTGCAGCCGTGGATTACCTCACCGCTATTGGTATGGACAAAATCCAGGCGTATGAACATGAACTGACTGCCTATTTGTTTGAGCAATTAAACACGATTCCCAGTATCACAATTTATGGTTCTAAACCCAACGCTGACGGCAGTGGTAGAGCGGCGTTAGCCTCATTTACCTGCGGAACAATTAACCCTTATCAGTTAGCTCAAGTTTTGGATCAGGCGGGTATTGCGATTCGAGCGGGTCAATATTGTACCCAACCCTTGCATCGGATTCTCGGTGTTCCTTGCACGGCTCGCGTGAGTCCCTATTTCTACAACACCCGCGAGGAGATTGATACATTTATCAGTGCTTTTAAAGAGGCGATTCCCTTTGTAATAGCGCTCCAATGTCAGGCAAGATAA
- a CDS encoding tetratricopeptide repeat protein translates to MSIQFNHLKQTLDQQHRQKIFGIPEIIRRTIYLLGLSAIFINPVAASEVQFPKISLTTAESYIAQTTAEDFVQRGVEKLATGDFRGAIDDFNQAIKIDHNSASAYSIRGHTYTLQGEFKKAITDLNRAIEIAPNFDPAYNNRGFARLQMGDLEGAISDFTKAIDINPNLALAYNGRGFAHLQQENIQEAITDFNQALEINPNLVLAYNNRANARLEQGKFKEAIADFNRAIAVNPNYAQGYSNRGFVHLQQNDLQTALADLNQALEINPNYAQAYYHRGLTHVQLSNEEEAIADFQKAADLSRQQGDMTIYQNALDQIQQIQP, encoded by the coding sequence ATGTCTATCCAATTTAATCACCTCAAACAGACATTAGACCAGCAGCACAGACAAAAAATTTTCGGAATTCCAGAAATTATTCGCCGCACGATTTACTTGTTGGGTTTATCTGCAATCTTCATCAATCCAGTTGCGGCTAGCGAAGTCCAATTTCCTAAAATTAGCTTGACCACGGCAGAAAGTTATATAGCTCAAACTACTGCAGAGGATTTTGTCCAGCGAGGAGTAGAGAAATTAGCAACAGGTGACTTCAGGGGAGCAATTGATGATTTCAATCAGGCGATTAAGATTGACCATAATTCTGCGTCTGCCTACTCTATACGAGGACACACCTATACATTACAAGGAGAATTTAAAAAAGCGATTACTGATTTAAATCGAGCTATAGAAATTGCTCCTAACTTTGATCCAGCCTATAACAATCGCGGGTTTGCCCGCCTACAAATGGGAGATTTGGAAGGCGCGATTTCTGATTTTACTAAGGCAATTGACATAAATCCTAACTTAGCTCTAGCTTATAATGGTAGAGGATTTGCCCATCTGCAACAGGAAAATATTCAAGAAGCAATCACTGACTTCAACCAAGCACTTGAGATTAATCCTAACCTTGTTTTAGCCTATAATAACCGTGCCAATGCCCGTTTAGAACAGGGAAAATTTAAGGAAGCAATTGCTGACTTTAATCGGGCGATTGCTGTCAACCCTAACTATGCTCAAGGCTACTCAAATCGTGGGTTTGTTCATCTGCAACAGAACGATTTGCAAACAGCCCTCGCTGACTTAAACCAAGCGCTTGAGATTAATCCCAACTACGCCCAAGCCTATTATCATCGGGGACTTACCCATGTTCAACTCAGTAATGAAGAAGAAGCGATCGCGGATTTCCAAAAGGCGGCAGATTTATCTAGACAACAGGGTGACATGACAATTTACCAAAATGCCCTTGACCAAATTCAACAGATTCAGCCGTAA